One Natator depressus isolate rNatDep1 chromosome 5, rNatDep2.hap1, whole genome shotgun sequence DNA segment encodes these proteins:
- the MSMP gene encoding prostate-associated microseminoprotein, which produces MARKGQKLACAWGRICLLVSFLLQLQGSQAKCYFQAQAACHYEGKQFTLGESWLSTTCLLCTCLHPVGVGCCEITQHPIDFPDWCMAHYDSQTCQISVVQKANPRLPCVNSLEHEWGSAGTPEPTISKVLETRLSR; this is translated from the exons ATGGCCAGGAAGGGGCAGAAGCTTGCCTGTGCCTGGGGCAGGATCTGCCTGCTGGTCtctttcctcctccagctccagggatCCCAGGCGAAATGTTATTTCCAGGCGCAAG CTGCCTGTCACTATGAGGGGAAGCAGTTCACCCTGGGTGAGTCCTGGCTCAGCACCACCTGCCTGCTCTGCACCTGCCTCCATCCCGTCGGCGTGGGCTGCTGCGAGAT CACCCAGCACCCCATCGATTTTCCAGACTGGTGCATGGCCCACTACGACTCGCAGACCTGCCAGATTTCGGTGGTGCAGAAAGCCAACCCCCGCCTGCCTTGCGTGAACAGCCTGGAGCACGAGTGGGGCTCGGCCGGCACCCCGGAGCCAACGATCAGCAAGGTGCTAGAGACGCGGCTGAGCCGGTAG